The following are encoded in a window of Anaerolineae bacterium genomic DNA:
- a CDS encoding molybdopterin-dependent oxidoreductase — translation MNIHLRVNGRDYSLEVTPRTTLLKALRDLGFTSVRYGCDEGACGACTVLLDGQPAASCLMLAAQAEGHDITTIEALGEHPEQGWKDTQGLHVIQQAFVETGAIQSGYNTPGTILLAKHLLERNPNPTEEEVREALSGVLVRDTGGVKPVQAVLLAAARLRGEAQETVPEVWERTVRKVAETTPEPGADEAERVGPVLTSEERETLQGQVFPKMYLVPQVPAYRRVGRPEPKADAVKLALGNPAFTADIQLPGMLVAKVLRSPVAHARIKRIDVSKAKALPGVHAVLTWKDLPRVPHSTAGQSYPIPGPQDTFSLDNKVRFVGDRVAFVAAESEEIAEEALRLIEVEYEPLPAVFDPREALKEGAPVIHDEEDYIGFGDSDPQRNLAAKIRIDLGDVEKGLEEADYIFEAEYETPKVQHAHVEPHVTVTYWDEDGRLVIRTSTQVPFHVRRMLADVLQLPVKRIRVVKPRLGDGYGGKQEILTEDVAAHLTIATGRPVLYMMTREEQFLEARSRHRMIIRIKTGVKKDGTLTANAMYLISDTGAYGGHALTVAGNVGHKPLALYPGDGKYREDPNIRFYADVAYTNRVPAGAYRGYGATQGAWAVERHMDKIARSLGMDPLEFRLKNALRPGELHPFSRAWSEGRDPRPEVIETNGLAECVRVGRETIGWDEKYGNPEWHQVPGKPHLRRGIGAAFIMQGTAIPYLDMGGAFIKMNDDGSFNLMVGGADIGTGADTVIAQMVAEVLGVPVEDIIVHSGDTDFTPFDKGAYASSTTYISGGAAVRAAEVVAERIRIRAARLLNQRGDGPEVRPEDIQLADRKAMAPDGRAVTFAESALNALHLEDHEQIMGSASMWTPKSPPPFGVQFAEVVVDTETGQVTVERILTVLDSGVIINPLGASGQVEGAVQHSLGFALCEELTVDEAGRPLQRSFRDYHVFQTNEMPRVETIFVETFEPSHPFGVKSVSEIPMNGIAPAIANAVYDAVGVDIDANPLTPEKVWRALRAEAS, via the coding sequence ATGAACATTCACCTGCGCGTAAACGGCCGGGATTATTCTCTGGAGGTCACCCCACGCACCACGCTGCTCAAGGCGTTGCGTGATTTGGGCTTCACCAGTGTGCGCTACGGCTGCGATGAAGGCGCGTGCGGCGCCTGCACCGTGTTGCTCGACGGCCAGCCTGCGGCTTCCTGCCTGATGCTGGCCGCTCAGGCCGAAGGCCACGATATCACCACCATCGAAGCCCTGGGTGAGCACCCGGAGCAGGGCTGGAAGGATACTCAGGGATTGCATGTCATCCAGCAGGCCTTTGTGGAAACGGGCGCCATTCAAAGTGGGTACAACACCCCGGGGACGATTTTGCTGGCCAAGCATCTGCTGGAGCGCAATCCCAACCCCACCGAAGAAGAGGTGCGCGAGGCGCTTTCGGGCGTTTTGGTACGCGATACCGGCGGGGTGAAGCCGGTTCAGGCCGTGTTGCTGGCCGCCGCACGCCTGCGTGGGGAAGCCCAGGAGACGGTTCCGGAAGTCTGGGAGCGCACTGTCCGAAAGGTGGCGGAAACCACCCCGGAGCCCGGGGCCGACGAGGCCGAACGTGTGGGGCCGGTTCTCACCTCGGAGGAACGGGAGACGCTCCAGGGGCAGGTTTTCCCCAAGATGTATCTCGTCCCGCAGGTGCCCGCTTATCGCCGGGTGGGGCGTCCGGAACCCAAGGCGGATGCTGTCAAACTGGCTTTGGGCAACCCTGCCTTTACCGCCGATATTCAACTCCCGGGGATGCTGGTGGCCAAGGTGCTGCGTAGCCCGGTGGCTCATGCCCGCATCAAGCGCATCGATGTGAGCAAGGCCAAGGCGTTGCCTGGTGTGCACGCCGTGCTCACCTGGAAGGACCTTCCTCGCGTGCCGCATTCCACCGCCGGGCAGTCTTACCCCATCCCTGGCCCTCAGGACACCTTTTCGCTGGACAACAAGGTGCGCTTTGTGGGCGACCGGGTGGCCTTTGTGGCCGCCGAGAGTGAGGAGATCGCCGAAGAGGCGCTGCGGCTCATCGAGGTGGAATACGAACCGCTGCCGGCGGTGTTCGACCCGCGTGAGGCTTTGAAGGAAGGCGCGCCGGTGATCCACGACGAGGAGGATTACATTGGCTTTGGCGACAGCGACCCGCAGCGCAATCTGGCGGCCAAAATTCGTATCGACCTGGGCGATGTGGAGAAGGGCTTGGAAGAAGCGGATTACATCTTCGAGGCCGAGTACGAGACGCCCAAAGTGCAGCACGCCCATGTGGAGCCGCATGTCACCGTGACCTACTGGGATGAGGACGGGCGGCTGGTGATTCGCACCAGCACGCAGGTGCCCTTCCATGTGCGCCGTATGTTGGCCGATGTGTTGCAACTTCCCGTCAAACGTATCCGTGTGGTTAAGCCCCGCCTGGGGGATGGTTATGGCGGCAAGCAAGAGATTCTGACCGAGGATGTGGCCGCCCATCTGACCATCGCCACTGGTCGACCGGTGCTTTACATGATGACCCGTGAGGAGCAGTTCCTGGAAGCCCGCAGCCGACACCGTATGATCATCCGGATAAAGACCGGCGTGAAAAAAGACGGCACGCTGACGGCCAACGCCATGTACTTGATTTCCGATACCGGCGCCTACGGCGGCCACGCGCTCACCGTGGCGGGGAATGTGGGCCACAAGCCTCTGGCCCTTTACCCCGGCGATGGGAAGTACCGCGAGGACCCCAACATCCGCTTTTACGCCGATGTGGCCTACACCAACCGCGTGCCGGCCGGGGCCTATCGCGGCTATGGAGCCACGCAGGGCGCATGGGCCGTAGAGCGGCACATGGATAAAATCGCCCGGTCCTTGGGTATGGACCCGTTGGAGTTCCGCCTGAAGAATGCTCTGCGGCCCGGCGAGTTGCATCCCTTCAGCCGCGCCTGGAGCGAAGGACGCGATCCTCGCCCCGAGGTCATCGAGACCAATGGCCTGGCCGAATGCGTGCGCGTGGGACGGGAGACTATAGGCTGGGATGAGAAGTACGGCAACCCTGAATGGCACCAGGTGCCCGGCAAGCCGCATTTGCGGCGCGGCATCGGGGCGGCTTTCATCATGCAGGGCACGGCCATACCCTACCTGGATATGGGCGGCGCGTTTATCAAGATGAACGACGATGGGTCCTTCAACCTCATGGTCGGGGGCGCTGACATCGGCACCGGTGCGGATACGGTCATCGCCCAAATGGTGGCCGAGGTGCTGGGGGTGCCCGTGGAAGACATCATCGTGCACTCCGGCGATACGGACTTCACCCCCTTCGACAAGGGGGCTTACGCCTCAAGCACGACCTACATCAGCGGCGGGGCGGCTGTGCGCGCGGCCGAGGTGGTGGCCGAGCGCATCCGTATCCGTGCCGCGCGGTTGCTGAACCAGCGGGGCGACGGCCCGGAGGTCAGGCCGGAGGACATCCAACTGGCCGACCGCAAGGCCATGGCTCCGGATGGGCGCGCGGTGACCTTCGCTGAGAGCGCGCTTAACGCCTTGCATCTCGAGGACCATGAGCAAATTATGGGCTCAGCCTCCATGTGGACGCCCAAGTCACCGCCGCCTTTCGGCGTCCAGTTCGCCGAGGTGGTAGTGGACACCGAAACGGGCCAGGTGACGGTGGAGCGCATCCTCACGGTGCTCGATTCTGGGGTCATCATCAACCCGCTGGGCGCCAGCGGCCAGGTGGAAGGGGCGGTGCAGCACTCCCTGGGCTTCGCCCTCTGTGAGGAACTCACGGTGGACGAGGCGGGCCGCCCGTTGCAACGCTCCTTCCGGGACTATCATGTCTTCCAAACCAACGAGATGCCCCGCGTGGAGACCATTTTCGTCGAAACTTTCGAACCCTCGCATCCCTTTGGGGTGAAGTCGGTCTCGGAGATCCCGATGAACGGCATCGCGCCAGCCATTGCCAACGCGGTCTATGACGCCGTGGGCGTGGACATCGACGCCAACCCGCTGACGCCGGAGAAGGTCTGGCGGGCGCTGCGCGCGGAGGCCTCCTGA
- a CDS encoding CBS domain-containing protein: MPGTPLYVVGHVNPDTDSIASALGYAWLLRERDEVNAVAARAGSLNPQTSWVLERLGLEPPVLLTDASPRFGAVARRLDTVLPETPLREAWAIASRTGGVVPVLNEDGTPYGLITGLSLFEFLVKLTGPRVREGSQAIAAILDLPSREAADTEVPRFRADYHIRDALPRIFREERNFFLVVDEAGRYAGVCRQRDLLNPPRLRLVLVDHNEPGQAVGAIEEAEVVEILDHHRLGNPHTKRPIRFTVDVVGSTSTLVTERIEEAGFSAPPEIAGVLLAGLLSDTLVLTSPTTTKRDKEAAERLARWAFVGGSPLAGETLASFGQALLQAGAGLSSRTPEEIVSGDMKQYEAGAYRFLISQVEVTDLVQLDEYLEAIREALERLRESQGADFAILMVTDVVKGSSRLVLSSPPEVLDDLPYPKLPDGTRVAEGVVSRKKQLLPVVLGLLE, encoded by the coding sequence ATGCCCGGAACACCCCTCTATGTCGTCGGTCATGTTAACCCCGATACGGATTCCATCGCCTCGGCCCTGGGCTATGCTTGGCTGTTGCGCGAACGGGATGAAGTGAACGCTGTGGCGGCCCGCGCCGGCTCGCTGAACCCGCAGACCAGTTGGGTGCTGGAGCGCTTGGGTCTGGAACCGCCCGTGTTGCTCACCGACGCTTCGCCGCGTTTCGGGGCCGTGGCCCGGCGATTGGACACCGTGCTGCCGGAAACGCCTTTGCGCGAGGCGTGGGCCATCGCCAGTCGTACCGGTGGGGTGGTCCCTGTGCTCAACGAGGACGGCACGCCTTACGGCTTGATCACCGGCCTGAGCCTGTTTGAGTTCCTGGTCAAACTGACCGGCCCGCGGGTGCGGGAGGGCTCCCAGGCCATCGCTGCTATTCTGGACCTGCCCAGCCGTGAGGCGGCCGATACCGAGGTGCCTCGCTTTCGCGCCGATTACCACATCCGCGATGCTTTGCCGCGCATCTTTCGCGAGGAGCGCAACTTTTTCCTGGTAGTGGACGAGGCCGGGCGTTATGCCGGCGTGTGCCGCCAGCGCGACCTGCTCAACCCGCCACGGCTGCGCCTGGTGTTGGTGGATCACAATGAGCCGGGGCAGGCGGTAGGCGCCATCGAGGAAGCCGAGGTGGTGGAAATCCTCGACCACCATCGTTTGGGCAACCCCCACACCAAGCGTCCCATCCGCTTCACGGTGGATGTGGTGGGCAGCACGAGCACCCTGGTCACCGAGCGTATCGAGGAGGCTGGGTTCAGCGCCCCGCCGGAGATCGCCGGCGTGCTTTTGGCTGGGTTGCTCTCCGATACCCTGGTGCTGACCTCGCCCACTACCACAAAGAGGGATAAAGAGGCCGCGGAGCGCCTGGCCCGTTGGGCCTTTGTGGGCGGCAGCCCCTTGGCCGGGGAAACCCTGGCTTCTTTTGGCCAGGCTTTGCTGCAAGCCGGCGCCGGGCTTTCTTCACGTACGCCGGAGGAAATTGTCAGCGGTGACATGAAGCAATACGAAGCCGGCGCCTACCGTTTCCTCATCTCCCAGGTGGAGGTGACCGATCTGGTGCAACTGGACGAATATCTGGAGGCCATTCGCGAGGCGTTGGAGCGGTTGCGCGAGAGCCAGGGGGCCGACTTTGCCATCCTGATGGTGACCGATGTGGTGAAAGGCTCCAGCCGCCTGGTGCTTTCCAGCCCGCCGGAGGTGTTGGACGACCTGCCGTATCCCAAATTGCCTGACGGCACCCGCGTCGCCGAGGGCGTGGTTTCGCGCAAGAAGCAGTTGTTGCCCGTTGTTCTGGGGTTGTTGGAGTGA
- a CDS encoding 2Fe-2S iron-sulfur cluster binding domain-containing protein — translation MWKTYILPATLNEALDALAEFGSKARLVAGATDLMLELKRGQRPEVEALIDITRIPGLEAIRLDEEGWVHLGPLVTHNHVVASSLLRQRAFPLVKACWEIGSPQIRNRGTVAGNLITASPANDTIAPLMALGARVTLRSKTGERTVALEDFYTGVRRTVMRPDEILTDVAFPALQPNQRGTFLKLGLRQAQAISVVNTAVVLTFADEARRRVAEAHITLGAVAPTIVHAKETEAYLAGKTLDDETIAEASRLAVRAARPIDDLRGSAAYRRKMVEVLVRRALEALAQGREREEVPAEPPLLWGQARSPWGQPLAQGVRFEVGRENVIEVTINGQRHTLRAGWQKSLLDFLRDEAGFTGPKEGCAEGECGACTVHLDGVAVMSCLVPAPRAHLAEVVTVEGLAQEKRLHPVQQAFVEAGAVQCGYCTPGFIMSAAKWLEEKPALDGESIRWALSGNLCRCTGYYKIVRAVEQAVRGGG, via the coding sequence ATGTGGAAGACCTACATCCTGCCCGCCACGCTGAACGAAGCCCTGGATGCGTTGGCCGAATTCGGTTCCAAGGCCCGCCTTGTCGCTGGCGCTACTGACCTGATGCTGGAACTTAAACGTGGCCAACGTCCTGAGGTGGAGGCCTTGATTGACATCACCCGCATCCCCGGCCTGGAGGCCATCCGCCTGGACGAGGAAGGCTGGGTGCATCTTGGTCCCCTGGTAACGCACAATCATGTGGTGGCCTCATCCTTGTTACGCCAGCGGGCTTTTCCCCTGGTCAAGGCCTGCTGGGAGATTGGCTCGCCGCAAATACGCAACCGGGGCACCGTGGCCGGGAACCTGATCACCGCCTCCCCGGCCAACGACACCATTGCTCCTTTGATGGCGCTGGGTGCCCGCGTCACCCTGCGCTCCAAGACCGGGGAGCGCACCGTGGCGCTGGAGGATTTTTACACCGGCGTGCGCCGCACGGTGATGCGCCCTGACGAGATACTCACCGATGTCGCCTTCCCGGCGCTGCAACCCAACCAGCGGGGCACTTTCCTCAAACTGGGCCTGCGGCAGGCGCAGGCGATTTCGGTGGTCAACACGGCGGTGGTCCTCACTTTCGCCGACGAAGCCCGGCGTCGGGTGGCGGAGGCGCACATCACTCTGGGTGCTGTTGCGCCTACCATTGTCCATGCCAAGGAGACCGAGGCCTATCTGGCCGGGAAGACCCTGGACGATGAGACCATCGCCGAGGCCTCCCGGTTGGCCGTGCGGGCGGCGCGCCCCATCGATGACCTGCGTGGCTCGGCGGCGTATCGGCGCAAGATGGTGGAGGTGTTGGTGCGGCGGGCTCTGGAAGCCCTGGCCCAGGGCCGCGAACGGGAGGAAGTGCCCGCGGAGCCGCCGTTGTTGTGGGGGCAGGCTCGTAGCCCCTGGGGTCAGCCCCTCGCCCAGGGGGTCCGGTTCGAGGTAGGGCGGGAAAACGTTATTGAGGTCACCATCAACGGGCAACGGCACACCTTGCGGGCCGGGTGGCAGAAGTCCTTGCTGGATTTCTTGCGCGACGAGGCGGGCTTTACCGGCCCCAAGGAGGGCTGCGCCGAGGGCGAATGTGGGGCGTGTACTGTGCATCTGGATGGAGTGGCGGTGATGAGTTGTCTGGTGCCTGCCCCGCGCGCTCACCTGGCCGAGGTGGTGACGGTGGAGGGCCTGGCGCAAGAGAAGCGCCTGCATCCGGTGCAGCAGGCCTTTGTAGAGGCCGGAGCAGTGCAGTGCGGCTATTGCACCCCGGGCTTTATCATGTCGGCGGCCAAATGGCTGGAGGAGAAGCCAGCCCTAGACGGTGAAAGCATCCGCTGGGCGCTGAGCGGCAACCTCTGCCGCTGTACGGGTTACTACAAAATCGTGCGGGCTGTGGAGCAGGCGGTGCGCGGAGGTGGCTGA
- a CDS encoding xanthine dehydrogenase family protein, protein MTRIIGQPFRRVDVLAKVTGKAQYPGDIDLPNQCYMKIKFAERAHAIVKRIDTSKAEALEGVIAVFTAKDVPVNEYGLMEPDQPVLCGPGSSKPYADRVRFVGDQVALVVAETPEIAAKGVEFIEVDYEDLPVVDDPLAAMQPDAPLVHPERGSNVFVEYRIRKGDVEEGFAQADVIVEGEYRTPTQEHAYLQPEAGLAYVDEEGRVTVIVAGQWAHEDREQIAHALGLPEERVRVIYPAIGGAFGGREDMSVQIVLALAAWRLHQQGIDRPVKIVWSREESIIGHGKRHPFIIRAKWGGTKEGKIVAARMELIADGGAYIYTSTKVLGNAVITCTGPYEIPHVWVDAYGVYTNHLPSAAFRGFGAPQGIFAAEMQMNKLAEALGMDPVELRMRNVFREGSLMSVGTPVPEGVTMAEVLAETARAAGWEQGPQGWHRPEDADERWPGPAWRKPAPSYIRRGIGLAIGFKNVGFSFGFPEHSWARVELYGGTEIERAVVYHAGAEVGQGAHSAFVQMAAEALGISPDKVTLVVSDTGLTESSGSASASRMTFMAGNAIKGACERALAKWHNEKRPAVAEYTYHPPQTTPFDPETGHSKPNFTYGYVAAAVALEVDSDTGQVRPVEVILGNDVGQAINPQQVEGQIEGGVVQALGWTLLEHFLYDEQGRVVTDRLSTYLIPTALDVPVKVRPLILEYPDPLGPWGARGMGEMPFLPVAPAVMQAMRQAVGVWFDDFPLTPERVLRGLGAFS, encoded by the coding sequence ATGACGCGTATCATCGGCCAACCGTTCCGCCGTGTGGATGTCCTTGCCAAGGTGACCGGCAAGGCGCAGTATCCGGGCGACATCGATTTGCCCAACCAGTGTTACATGAAGATCAAGTTTGCCGAACGGGCTCACGCCATCGTCAAGCGTATCGATACGAGCAAAGCCGAAGCGCTGGAGGGGGTGATCGCGGTGTTCACGGCCAAGGATGTGCCGGTGAACGAGTACGGTTTGATGGAGCCTGATCAGCCGGTGCTCTGCGGCCCGGGTTCGTCCAAACCCTATGCCGACCGGGTGCGTTTCGTGGGCGACCAGGTGGCCTTGGTGGTCGCCGAGACCCCGGAAATCGCCGCCAAAGGCGTGGAATTCATCGAGGTGGATTACGAGGACCTGCCGGTGGTGGACGACCCTTTGGCGGCCATGCAGCCGGATGCGCCTCTGGTGCATCCGGAGCGTGGTTCCAATGTGTTCGTCGAATATCGCATCCGCAAGGGGGATGTGGAGGAAGGCTTTGCCCAGGCCGATGTGATTGTTGAAGGGGAGTATCGTACCCCCACCCAGGAGCACGCTTACCTGCAGCCCGAGGCCGGCCTGGCTTATGTGGACGAAGAGGGGCGAGTGACGGTCATCGTGGCCGGGCAGTGGGCTCACGAAGACCGCGAGCAGATCGCCCACGCCCTGGGGCTGCCTGAGGAGAGGGTGCGCGTTATCTATCCGGCCATCGGCGGCGCCTTTGGCGGACGGGAAGATATGTCGGTGCAAATCGTGCTCGCGCTGGCCGCCTGGCGGTTGCACCAGCAGGGCATCGATCGCCCGGTGAAGATCGTCTGGAGCCGGGAAGAGTCCATCATCGGCCACGGCAAGCGGCACCCCTTCATCATCCGCGCCAAATGGGGGGGCACCAAAGAAGGCAAAATCGTGGCCGCCAGGATGGAACTCATCGCCGACGGGGGCGCTTACATCTACACCAGCACCAAGGTGTTGGGGAACGCCGTCATCACCTGCACGGGGCCGTACGAAATCCCCCATGTGTGGGTGGACGCTTACGGCGTGTACACCAATCACCTGCCCTCGGCGGCCTTCCGCGGCTTTGGCGCACCCCAGGGCATCTTTGCCGCGGAGATGCAGATGAACAAGCTGGCCGAGGCGTTGGGGATGGACCCCGTGGAGTTGCGGATGCGGAATGTGTTCCGCGAGGGCAGCCTGATGTCCGTGGGGACGCCGGTGCCCGAAGGGGTGACCATGGCCGAGGTGCTGGCCGAGACCGCCCGCGCGGCCGGATGGGAGCAAGGGCCTCAGGGCTGGCACCGGCCCGAAGACGCCGACGAACGCTGGCCCGGGCCGGCGTGGCGTAAGCCTGCGCCCTCGTATATCAGGCGTGGCATCGGTCTCGCCATCGGTTTCAAGAATGTGGGCTTTTCCTTTGGCTTCCCGGAGCATAGTTGGGCCAGGGTGGAACTCTATGGCGGCACGGAGATTGAGCGGGCCGTGGTGTACCATGCCGGGGCCGAGGTGGGGCAGGGGGCGCATAGCGCCTTCGTGCAGATGGCGGCCGAAGCGTTGGGTATCTCGCCGGACAAAGTGACCTTGGTGGTCTCGGATACCGGCCTTACCGAGAGTTCGGGCAGCGCCTCGGCGTCACGGATGACCTTTATGGCGGGGAACGCCATCAAAGGGGCCTGTGAGCGGGCGTTGGCGAAATGGCACAACGAAAAGCGCCCCGCCGTAGCCGAATATACCTATCATCCGCCGCAGACCACGCCCTTTGATCCCGAAACCGGGCACTCGAAGCCCAACTTCACCTATGGGTATGTGGCCGCGGCGGTGGCCCTGGAGGTGGATAGCGACACCGGCCAGGTACGTCCAGTGGAGGTGATCTTAGGGAACGATGTGGGGCAGGCCATCAATCCTCAGCAAGTGGAAGGCCAGATCGAAGGCGGCGTGGTGCAGGCCCTGGGCTGGACCCTGCTGGAGCACTTCCTCTACGACGAACAGGGGCGGGTGGTCACCGACCGACTGTCCACCTATCTCATTCCCACGGCGCTGGATGTGCCGGTGAAAGTACGCCCGCTTATCCTCGAGTACCCCGACCCCTTGGGCCCCTGGGGCGCCCGAGGCATGGGCGAAATGCCCTTCCTGCCGGTCGCCCCGGCGGTGATGCAGGCCATGCGTCAGGCGGTTGGCGTATGGTTCGACGACTTCCCCCTGACGCCGGAGCGGGTGTTGCGGGGGTTGGGCGCGTTCTCGTGA
- a CDS encoding nucleotidyltransferase family protein, with protein MTIAGVVLAAGAGRRMGRPKALLRWQGEPLVHRAARVALEAGLAPVVVVLGAAAREARQAVADLPVEVCVNRRWQEGMGTSVAVGVSALPEKVEAAVFLLVDQPFVTPEVIRAMVAHHRATGAPVVAPEVAGRRTNPVLFSATLFPALRRLQGDVGGRALFARYPPALVPWPDRRLAVDWDRPEDVLLWKEGKS; from the coding sequence GTGACGATTGCCGGCGTGGTCCTGGCCGCCGGGGCGGGGCGGCGCATGGGCCGACCCAAAGCCTTGCTTCGCTGGCAAGGTGAGCCCCTGGTGCATCGGGCGGCACGGGTGGCCTTGGAGGCCGGGCTGGCGCCGGTGGTTGTGGTGCTGGGCGCGGCGGCCAGGGAAGCGCGCCAAGCCGTGGCCGACCTCCCGGTGGAGGTCTGCGTCAACCGGCGCTGGCAGGAAGGCATGGGCACCTCGGTGGCGGTGGGGGTGTCTGCGCTGCCGGAAAAGGTCGAGGCCGCCGTCTTCCTGTTGGTGGACCAGCCTTTCGTCACGCCGGAGGTGATCCGGGCCATGGTAGCCCATCACCGGGCCACGGGAGCCCCTGTGGTGGCCCCGGAAGTGGCAGGGCGGCGCACCAACCCGGTGCTTTTTTCCGCCACCCTGTTCCCGGCGTTGCGTCGGTTGCAAGGGGATGTAGGCGGTCGGGCGCTGTTCGCCCGCTATCCGCCCGCCCTGGTCCCGTGGCCCGACAGGCGTTTGGCGGTGGATTGGGACCGCCCGGAGGATGTGTTGCTCTGGAAGGAAGGGAAATCATGA